AGCGGTATTTAAACATTTTTGATAAAGAAATAAGCCTCAAGCCCATGCATAGCAAAGAAAATACGCGAAATGCCTAAAAAAGCCTGAAACCCAGATATATCAAGAAAATAGGCAAAAAGATGTTAAAGCCTTTGTGTATATATATTTGAGACTATTTTATCCGTGTTTTTTATCTAAGTTCCAATAATACCGTATTGAGAGTAAAAAAAGAGCCTAAAAGACTGGATGCTTTTATGCCGCTTCGGTAGCTTGTTGACTAAGATTTACCTCTACCTGCATCTGCATTTTTTAATCTTTTTTATATTATGTATAAAAAAGAACTTAAAAGCTAGATAAAGCCTTTCAGTTTACTCCTTTAGATAGATAAAGAGGACAATAGGCATAGTGGTACTGTTTTTAACAGTATGGAATCAAGCTGTTTATTTCAAAATAGAAAGTTTGATTACAATTTAAAAGGTTTAATTTCGCATTCATTCTCCTATCTTAAGTCTGATATGAAAGCCAATGATTATATAGAATTCTACTAATCTAGAAACTGATAAATTTTTAACTAATGTTTTACATAGCTGAGATTCTAAGCATTGCTACAATTTTGGTTAGTATGATTCTATGTAAAGCAAATTTACTTGAATTTGTTAGCCTAGAAAATGTTAAAGCAATAGGATATTTATTAAAAATAGCTTAACTTATGTCTAATAATTATCAGTTTTTTTGTATAGATTTCTGGTTACCTATTGATTACGAATCAAATAAAGACGGTGAAACTTTTATATTTGCTGATGATACTTTCGATTTAAGTATTGCAGGTTTTTCTCTAATTAACTATTGTTGGGAACAGCAAATAAATCCAGAAATAATTGAATATGAAAATCTTGTGAAAAATCTTGGTTTTCCACTAGAATTATATGGGGAAGAATTTAATTTTTTATCTAAAAATAGTGCGCTAACGCTATTAAATAAGATAAGTAACAAGTATTCTTCGGAGCTTACCTGTTGGTTGCAAAATTACATATATCCTGAATGGAAGCGCCAAGGATTAATAAATACACCTTGTATTACTAATTCTTCTGTTTTATTTAAACCAAATGCTGAAGTCCTATCTTTGGAGCTTTCTGGTACTGAGGTGAATGGCACGAAGAAAAGGTGAAAGTTTATCAAATCCAAATTAACTGCGTCAGCGAGTTCAACATGAATTAGCCCAATTATCTTCTGAGCTAATCTTCTCTTTGACCAGTTATGATTTCATCCTTGAAGCTCTGTTTTACCAAGCTTTACTCTATGCAGGCTCATAGAGAATTAGTAGAACCAGAAAACTGGTGAAAAGAGAGGCTTTGCAGTTGTAGAAATGGAAACGGACACTAAAGAAATTGCAGCAATTAGGATTAAGAGGCACTGAATAGATGGGTTAGAGCCTTAAAGTAAAGCTAAAATAATTGGGAATGTAAGTTAGGAGAAAAACTCTGCTACACTAGCGGTAAAACTATTGAATACAAGAGAAAGTTAAATTTTCTAACATTGTATTCCCTAATACAATGAACTCTCATCAATCTTCTGAGCCATTACCATCGGATTCTATTGCTGTTGAACCATCGACACAGAAGCAGCAAGATAAAAGTGATGAATTATTTCCTATAGTCGGAATTGCCGCATCTGCGGGAGGATTGGAAGCATTTACGCAGCTACTGAATCATTTACCCATTGACACTGGAATGGCATTTGTACTGATTCAGCACTTAGATCCAAATCAGGAGAGCCTGCTAAGTGAGATTCTGGCGAGGGAGACCCAGATGCCCGTCCGTGAAGCGCAGAATGGGATGTTTGTAGAACCGAACCAGGTATATGTTATTGCGCCGAACACGAAGATGACGCTGGCTCAAGGGGTGCTGCAACTCAAAGCCCGTGAGAAAATTCATGGGAAATATATGCCTGCTGATGCTTTTTTTACTTCGTTGGCAGCAGAAAGAGGAAGCAAAGCCATCAGTGTTGTCCTATCTGGAAGTGATGGAGACGGCGCACAAGGATCAGAAGCAATTAAGGCGGCTGGCGGCATCACCTTTGCTCAGTGTGAATCATCGGCACAATTCAGTGATATGCCGAATACTGCTATTGCTACTGGTGATGTGGACTTTATTCTCCCACCACAAAAAATTGCTGAGGAACTAGCTCTTATTGCTCGTCATCCTAACGTTACCCGTCCGATTTCTTCACAAACAGTTGAGCCACTCTCTAAAAGTGAGACTGCTTTGCCGGCAATCTTTGCAATGCTGTTAACTACCAATGGTGTTGACTTTACGCATTATAAGCAAACGACTTTAAACCGACGAATTGCGCGGCGGATGGTGCTGTATAACTTGGAAAGTCTAGAAGATTACGTGCAATATCTGCAAAATCATCCAGATGAAGTGCAAGCACTTTACCACGAAGTCTTAATCAGTGTCACCAGTTTTTTCCGTGACCCGGAAGCTTATCAAGCTTTGAAAGAGCGAGTATTTCCGGCGATCGCTAAGGGGAAATCAGTTGATAAGCCAATTCGGATCTGGGTACCAGGCTGTGCAACGGGGGAGGAGGCTTATTCAATTGCTATTTCTTTAATGGAATTTTTGGAGAATGTGCTTCCCAAACGGGCTATTCAAATTTTTGCGACAGACATTAATGAGACAGCAATTGAAAAAGCCCGCTTAGGTATCTACAAACCAAACCAAATAGTAGATGTCTCACCAGAACGGCTAAGACGCTTCTTTAATCAAGTAGAGAGCGGCTATCAAATCAGCAAGCCGATTCGGGAACTTTGTATTTTTGCTAAACAAAACTTCATCAGTGAACCGCCATTTTCCAATCTGGATCTCATTAGTTGTCGTAATGTCCTGATTTACTTTGAATCTGTTTTGCAAAAGCAGGTAATGCCCATTTTTCATTACAGTCTCAAGCCCACTGGGTTTTTGATGTTAGGTATCGCCGAAAGTGCAGGAGAATTTTCCAACTTATTTACTTTAGCAGACAGAAAAAACAATATTTATACCAAAAAATTAATACCCACTCCACTTAACTTTAACTTTGCCAGCAGCAACTACCCTGTAGCGAAAATAGCTGCTGATAAGTCTATAAGTCATAAAATTTGGGATATTACTGACTTAAATAAACAGGCTGACCAGATTCTTTTGAATCGTTATGCCCCAGTTGGCGTGATGATTAACGACAATATGGACATTCTGCAATTTCGAGGGGAAACCAGTCCCTATCTGAGACCCGCCCCTGGAGATCCCAGTTTTAATTTGTTCAAAATGGCACGAAAAGGACTGCTGGAAGAGTTGCGTACTGCGATTCATCAGGCAAAAAGGCAGAATGTTCCTGTGAGAAAGGAACAGCTACAGATGGAAGGGAGCGAGTCGTCTAGGAAAGTCAGCATTGAGGTGATTCCGTTTCAACCTGATTCCGTGGAAACTCACTGCTTTCTTGTTTTATTTGAAGATGTACCTGCTCCAACAAATGCACAAGTGACCATCACACCTGGAAATGTAGAACAACTAGGTAGCGAGGAAATACTCCGACTCCAACAAGAACTAGCAGCCACCAAGCAAGAACTTGCTGTAACTCAAGAATATTTGCAATTGATTAGTCAGGAGCATGAGTCCACCACTCAACACCTGAAGGTGGCGAATGAAGAAATCCTCTCCAGCAATGAGGAATTACAAAGCACTAATGAAGAGTTGCAAACAGCCAAAGAAGAGGTACAAGCAACCAACGAAGAATTACATACAACTAATCAAGAATTGCAAAGTCGCAATCTCGAATTACACAAGGTCAATAATGACCTGTTGAATATACTCAGTAGTGTGAATATTCCTATTCTCATACTGAGCAACGATTTACGGATTCGGCGTTTCACGCCAACAGCACAGCGTTTACTAAATCTGATTCCTACAGATGTGGGACGACTACTGAGTGATATCCGCTCCACTATTGACGTTCCTAATTTAGAGTCATTGTTCATTGAGGTGATTGACACTTTAACTGTTAAAGAACTGGAGGCGCAAGACCAAGAAGGACGTTGGTATAATCTGCGAATTCGACCTTACAGAACTACAGAAAATCATATTGATGGCGTGGTGATGGTGTTGATGGACATAGATGCCCTCAAACGCAGTAAAAAGCAGTTGCAAGCTGCTCTTGATTATGCCGAAGCTGTTGTGGAAACTGTGCCAGAGCCTTTAGTCGTTCTCAATGCTGACTTACGAGTTATCAAAAGCAATCGGGCTTTTTATCAAATTTTTCAGGTAACACCCGCCCAAACAGAACAGCAAATAATTTTTGAGCTAGGAAACGGTCAGTGGAATATTCCCCAACTACGATCTATTCTGTCAGAAATCCTCACTCATAACACTCAGGTTGAAAGTTTTGAGCTTTGCTTTAACTTGGAAAAAATTGGGCAAAAGACTATATTGCTCAATGGTTATAGAATTTTACAACCAGGAAATCAGCAAATGATTCTGCTGGCACTTCATGACATTACACAGCAGAAGTTGTTTGAGGAAGAACGCACCCAGCTATTGGTTAAAGAGCAGTCAGCCCGCTTGGAAGCGGAGAAATCTAACCGAATTAAGGATGAGTTTTTATCTACTTTATCCCACGAACTCCGCAACCCCCTCCAAAGTATTTTGGGATGGTCTGATTTACTCCAGGAACAAAACTTTGATCCCGCTCAAATGAATCGTGCAATTGACATGATTGGGCGTAGTGCTAAAGCGCAAATCCAAATGATTGAGGATCTTCTAGATATCTCGCGCATTACTACTGGTCAACTCCGTCTGAATATTTGTCCAATTGATCTAGGCTCTGTGATTGAGGCAGCCCTTGAGATAGTCAGATTATCGGCAGAAGCGAAAAATATTCAAATTGAATGCCACCTGCAACCCGTGATTGGAAAGGTACTTGGAGATGGGTTGCGCTTGCAGCAGGTAATCTGGAATTTGTTTTCTAATGCCATCAAATTTACTCCTTCTGGGGGAAGTATAGTTGTCACACTGGAGCAAGTTGATTCCCAAGCCCAGATTCGAGTTAATGACACAGGTATTGGTATAACTAATGACTTTCTCCCTTATATCTTTGAGCGGTTTCGTCAGGCTGACAGTAGCAAAACTCGTGCTAATCAAGGACTGGGCATAGGGCTGTCCCTTGTGCGTTATCTAGTCGAACTTCATGGCGGCAAGGTTAAGGCAGAAAGTCCAGGTGCAAACTTAGGGACAACTATCATCGTTGAGCTACCACTGAACACCAATCTTGAGAGGGATTTTAGCGCTTGTGATCCAGAGGTGATATATATTTCTGGCGACGCGGAAATAGCCGTTGATAACATTCCTTCCCTGGAAGGTTTGCACATACTTGTTGTAGATGATGATGCCGCTATATGTGAGTTAACGAAGATGATGCTACAAAATCATGGGGCTGAAGTAACTGCTGCCGCATCCGCTGATGAAGCATTCTCAATACTTACAAGCCAACCAGGGTTGTATGATGTGCTATTGTCTGACGTTGGGATGTCGAACCAAGATGGCTATACCTTGATCCGGCGAGTGCGCTCTCTGAGTGCTGAGGCTGGGGGACAAATTCCCGCAGCAGCAATGACAGGATATATCAGTACTACTGATATTCAAGAATCTAGGGAAGCAGGTTTTCAAATGCACATTCCTAAACCCGTCGAGCTAACCCAATTGGTATTTATGGTTGCCAACTTAGCTAGACGAGGGACAGCTACCTGACGCTATAGTAGTAGTCTGCCAAGACTACGCTTGCGTTGTGCTCAGCAAGGGAGGCTCTTGACGCTGGCGTTGCAAAATCAATGAATAATAGCAGTATTTCCTCCAATTCTCCCCCTGCTTCCATTTCTCCCCCTGCTCGACCTACACAGCAATGCAAGGGTTGGTGAACTAGAGCACCGATTCAGTAATCAGGATGAAGTAACAGACTGCTCAGTAGTGTTAGTAAAAATTTTGGCAAGGATATGCAGATTATGGACGACGGCGGTACGGCGAAGGTCAAATAGATTTTTGCGAGAACCAACATAACGAGCTTGATCTCCTTGCCACCGACTAATATGAGATAAGGAATGCTCCACAGCAACACGTTCCTTGGTGGTTATCCAATCCTACAATTTTTGCTATTTCTGGTACTTATTTTTTAAATACAAACTTGTTTAGAAAGTTTAGTGAACAGTTCTGCTGGAATTATGTCTAAAGAAGTAATCAAAAAAGTCTGCACAAGCAGACTTGATAAAGTGCGTATCGGGAGCATCCAGTTTTGGAAGATTTACCATTTCTGAGAAAATGTAAAAGGAAATAACCCTGTGCGATGCCTGGGGTGTTCTCGTTGCCATCGCTGACTATGAGCCAAGAGAAACAAGAACGGATCAAAGCCTGCTTACAAGAACTCGCAACATTACTGTACTCGGAAGCTGATAAGAGTCAGTTAATAGACCTTGAAGGTATAGAAAAAACAGTTCGTAGCCAAATATTGGAATATGTCGGCCCAGAAATAGCCCTGAATCTGCTGTTAAACAAATTGGTGCGAGAATTAAAATTTCTGGCGCCCAGTGGAATGTTGATAGTGTTAATCACATCCTCTCTATTCGTTGTGCTTATCTCAATGGTTTGTTAACTATTTAAGTCTTTCTGCCAACAGTGGATGCTCTCGAAACAAGATAATTTTAGAAGAAGAATTTTACTCAATTGGTATTTCTGCTACTAATTTATCATATCTAATCTGGGAGAGCCAACAAAATTAATAATGATAATTTAGCAAATAAATAATTGCTGAATTAATTAACTATATCAAATTTTTGGATGGCTATTCTTCAGCAAGTGTTAATATTAGAAATTTTGGAAATTGTGGCTATTTTAACTTCTCTAATGTGAAGAAAAATAACCCTCAATTATACCAGGAAATATTTATGCAAGAGTTCTAGTCACTAGCAGCTTCAGAGTTCTTGGTTACAACAAGTAGCATTTTCTTTACTGTTTGAGAGCGTACCGACTCCTTCAAAACATCGTTAATAGTGTGCAATAATTTAGAAAAAGTGTAGGGCTTTCTCAAGAAGGCGCTAATGCCAGAGGCAAAAACTTCACTAAGCTCTCTATCTGTTGCGATGCCACTGATAGCAATAACTTTGACCTGTGGATTCATTTGTCGTAGGATTTGGATAGCAGTTAACCCATCCATCGAAGGCATCATCATATTCATCAATACAACGCTGATCTGCTCTCTGTGCTGGGTGTACAGTGCGATCGCTTCAATACCATTACTAGCCGTCAAGGTTCTGTAATTAGAGTCTTCTAGCAAAG
This region of Nostoc sp. UHCC 0302 genomic DNA includes:
- a CDS encoding chemotaxis protein CheB — encoded protein: MNSHQSSEPLPSDSIAVEPSTQKQQDKSDELFPIVGIAASAGGLEAFTQLLNHLPIDTGMAFVLIQHLDPNQESLLSEILARETQMPVREAQNGMFVEPNQVYVIAPNTKMTLAQGVLQLKAREKIHGKYMPADAFFTSLAAERGSKAISVVLSGSDGDGAQGSEAIKAAGGITFAQCESSAQFSDMPNTAIATGDVDFILPPQKIAEELALIARHPNVTRPISSQTVEPLSKSETALPAIFAMLLTTNGVDFTHYKQTTLNRRIARRMVLYNLESLEDYVQYLQNHPDEVQALYHEVLISVTSFFRDPEAYQALKERVFPAIAKGKSVDKPIRIWVPGCATGEEAYSIAISLMEFLENVLPKRAIQIFATDINETAIEKARLGIYKPNQIVDVSPERLRRFFNQVESGYQISKPIRELCIFAKQNFISEPPFSNLDLISCRNVLIYFESVLQKQVMPIFHYSLKPTGFLMLGIAESAGEFSNLFTLADRKNNIYTKKLIPTPLNFNFASSNYPVAKIAADKSISHKIWDITDLNKQADQILLNRYAPVGVMINDNMDILQFRGETSPYLRPAPGDPSFNLFKMARKGLLEELRTAIHQAKRQNVPVRKEQLQMEGSESSRKVSIEVIPFQPDSVETHCFLVLFEDVPAPTNAQVTITPGNVEQLGSEEILRLQQELAATKQELAVTQEYLQLISQEHESTTQHLKVANEEILSSNEELQSTNEELQTAKEEVQATNEELHTTNQELQSRNLELHKVNNDLLNILSSVNIPILILSNDLRIRRFTPTAQRLLNLIPTDVGRLLSDIRSTIDVPNLESLFIEVIDTLTVKELEAQDQEGRWYNLRIRPYRTTENHIDGVVMVLMDIDALKRSKKQLQAALDYAEAVVETVPEPLVVLNADLRVIKSNRAFYQIFQVTPAQTEQQIIFELGNGQWNIPQLRSILSEILTHNTQVESFELCFNLEKIGQKTILLNGYRILQPGNQQMILLALHDITQQKLFEEERTQLLVKEQSARLEAEKSNRIKDEFLSTLSHELRNPLQSILGWSDLLQEQNFDPAQMNRAIDMIGRSAKAQIQMIEDLLDISRITTGQLRLNICPIDLGSVIEAALEIVRLSAEAKNIQIECHLQPVIGKVLGDGLRLQQVIWNLFSNAIKFTPSGGSIVVTLEQVDSQAQIRVNDTGIGITNDFLPYIFERFRQADSSKTRANQGLGIGLSLVRYLVELHGGKVKAESPGANLGTTIIVELPLNTNLERDFSACDPEVIYISGDAEIAVDNIPSLEGLHILVVDDDAAICELTKMMLQNHGAEVTAAASADEAFSILTSQPGLYDVLLSDVGMSNQDGYTLIRRVRSLSAEAGGQIPAAAMTGYISTTDIQESREAGFQMHIPKPVELTQLVFMVANLARRGTAT